GAGAACTCAAGCAGGAGTTGCAGGCGGTCAGGCTCCGTCAGTGCCTGGAAGTCGTCAACGATTTCCGCCAGGGCGGTGGGCAAAGTGTTCGTACTCATCTCTTCCAGCTTACGCACAACAGTGTTCAATGCATCTTGTGTGCCGGAACACTACGGACGCCTCTGTGTCTGCGCTAGTTGCTGACGAGCGAGGCAGGAACGGAACCGCGCTCAGCGCCCTTGACGATGGGAACCCGCACAGCGTTGCCCCACTCGGTCCAGGAGCCGTCGTAGTTGCGTACGGTGTCGAAGCCCAGCAGGTACTTCAGTGCGAACCAGGTGTGGCTGGAACGTTCGCCGATGCGGCAGTAGGCCACCACGTCATCGCCGCGCTCCAGGCCCGCCTCGCCAAGGTACAGGGCTTCGAGCTCTTCGCGGCTCCGGTAGGTGCCATCTTCAGCAGCGGCGCGTGCCCACGGGACCGAAGCCGCAGTGGGAATGTGGCCGCCGCGCAGAGCGCCTTCTTCCGGGTAGGCCGGCATGTGCGTGCGCTGCCCCGTGTACTCCTCAGGGGAGCGCACGTCGATGAGGGGGTTGCCCAAGTGCGCCAGGACATCTTCTTTGAATGCGCGGATGGGGGCGTCGTTGCGCTCCACCTCCGGGTATTCACCCACCGCGGGCCGGGGAACGTCGGTGGTCAGCTCGCGGCCTTCGGCGATCCACTTGTCGCGACCGCCGTCGAGGAGGCGGACGTCCTCGTGGCCGAACAACGTAAAGACCCAGAGAGCGTAGGCAGCCCACCAGTTGGACTTGTCACCGTAGATGACCACGGTGCTGTCGCGGGAGATGCCCTTGGAAGCTGCGAGGGCGGCAAAAGCGGCGCCATCCACATAATCGCGGGTGACCTCGTCGTTCAGGTCGGTGTGCCAGTCGATCTTGACGGCGCCCGGGATGTGGCCGGTTTCGTACAGAAGAACGTCTTCGTCGGACTCGACGACTACAAGCTTGCCGTCGGCGATGGCGCCGTCTGCAAGGGCTGCCGCGAGCCACTCGGTGGACACAAGGCGTTCAGGGTTCGCGTACGACGCAAACTTTTCATTCTGTTCAACGGGGTAGGACATGATGATGGCCTTTCACTGACAACGGTCGGAGCCAGGCCGTGGAAGGTGGTGCAGGTGCCGGCCGGGCGTGCTCCAACACTAACCACGGGCAGCGAGGAATGCTTCCCTGCGGTCATACGGTGAAACATGGGCTTGGTCACGTGACGGTTTTGCGAGTGTCCGATGCCGGTATTCTTGCTGGGGACCTCAAACCGAAGGAACGGACCACCGTGGTAAAGATCGAACAACTGGCTGCCCGCACGCCGGCAGTCTCTGTGGAGGAACTCCTCAAGGGTTTCTACCCGTCTCCGCGATTCGGGGAGGTATCGTTCGACAGCTACCGGCCGGATCCGTCCCAGCCGAGCCAGGCAAATGCCGTGAAGCTGCTTTCCGGATTCGCCGATGGCGTGGGCAACGGCGACGGTGGCGGCCTCTTTAAGAAATTGTTCGCCAAGAAGGCCCCGGCCACCAGGGCAGGAATCTACCTCGACGGTGGTTTTGGTGTGGGTAAGACCCACCTTTTGGCTTCTCTCTGGCACAGGTCACCGGGGCCCAAGGCTTTCGGCACGTTTGTGGAATACACCAACCTCGTGGGAGCGCTGTCCTTCCGTAAGACGGTTGAAGCCCTGAGCAGCTACAAGCTGGTATGCATCGACGAATTCGAGCTCGATGATCCGGGCGACACCGTGCTCATGTCCCGGTTAATGCGTGAACTGGCCGACGCCGGTGTGAAGTTGGCAGCAACGTCCAACACCCTTCCCGGTTCACTGGGTGAAGGGCGCTTCGCCGCAGTGGACTTCCAGCGCGAAATACAGGTTCTCGCGGACCAATTCGACGTCGTCAGGATCGACGGCGAGGACTTCCGTCACCGTGGGCTTCCGGCGGCTCCCGCGCCGCTCAAAACCGAAGAGCTCAAGCACAGGATGCGTGCTGAGTTCGATGGAAAGACCGTTGCTGTGGATGATTTCGGCACCCTCGTCAACCATCTGGCCGCCGTCCACCCCAGCCGTTACCGGCAGCTCATCTCTGGCGTGGAAGCCGTGGTGTGGAGCGACGTGGAAACCATCACCGAGCAGGCAGTTGCCCTCCGTTTTGTGGTTCTCGCGGACCGGCTCTACGACAAGGACGTGCCGATCCTGGCCAGTGGCGTACCCTTCGACAAGCTGTTCACCGAGGAGATGATGACGGGCGGCTACACCAAGAAGTACTTCCGCGCTGTGTCCAGGCTGACGGCTTTGGCACGCGAAGCCCAAAACCACGAGCCGGCGTGATTCATGGTTTTGGCCTGATTCACGCTTTCTGAACCGGCTCGCGGCTCTTCAGCATCCAGCGAACCAGGATGCCGCCTGCCAGCGCCCAAAAGGCAGCGCCGACGCCGGCGAAGCTCAGTCCTGATGCTGCCAGCAGGAAAGTGATACAGGCCGGGATGCGTTCCTCCGCCACAGCCAGAGCCGACGAGATGGATGACGCCAGGGTCCCGAGGAGAGCGAGGCCGGCTACCGCCTCAAGGAGCCCCGGCGGTGCTGCGGCCACCAAGGTGACCAACGCGGCAGAGCCTGCGGCCAGCACCAGGTAGGCAAAGCCGGAGACGAAAGCTGCGATCCAGCGTCGCCCGTGGTCTTTGCCTGCTTCCTCGCCCGCTGCCAGGGCTGCGCTGAGTGCGGCCAAATTGATGGCGTGGCCTCCAAATGGTGCGCCGGCGATGGTGCCGGCTCCGGTCACGAGCATGGACGACCGCCACGGGGTGGTGTACCCGAACGACTTGAGCACGGCGACGCCGGGGATGTTCTGTGAAGCCATCGTGACGATGAACAAGGGCAAGGCCAGTCCTATTGCGGCCTCCACCGTAAACGCAGGAGTAGTCCACTCCAAGCGGGGCAGGAGGCCGTCAGCGGGAATCTGAACTCCGTTCCACACGATGTGGACGCCGATAACCGCCAAGGCGACCAGTAGCGACGCCGGAACAGACCAGCGCGGTGCGAATTTCATCAGGACCACCCAGCACAGCATCACTGGTGCGATGAACAGGGGCGCCGACCCCAACGATGTGAAGGGTGCAAGGCACAGGGGGAGCAGCACGCCGGCGAGCATTGCCTGTGCCAGTGCTGTGGGGATCTTCGCCATGAGCCGGCCGAGGACGGGGAGCAGTCCCGTCAGGACGATCAGTACCCCCACGATGAGGAACGCACCCACCGCCGCCGGCCAGCCGCCGTCGACCATTCCCGCGGAGGCGAGCAGAGCCGCGCCGGGCGTGGACCACGCCAGTGTCACGGGCATTCGGGACCGCCAGGCCAGCCACAGGCTACCCAGGCCAAAGGTGAGGGTGAGCGCCAACAGGCCGCTGGATGCTTGTGCCTGATTGGCGCCTACAGCCTGTAATCCTGCCAGGACCACAGCAAATGACGAGGTGAAACCCACAAGGGCGGTGACAATACCTGCCGTGATGGGCGGGCCCAGCGTCTCCTTGGTGGCGCGGCTGTGGGTGGCTTGCGGGGAGACAGAAGGCATAGGGTCCAAATTACCTGACCCACGGGTAGAGAACTTGTGGCGGCAAAGTTCAGTTAAACGCCAAGGGCACCGGTGGCGCCTCTCGGCGGGACCGGTGCCCCCTTGACGTATCTGGTACGGCGGCTCAGGCAGCTACGGCTGCTTCGGCTCATCCGTGACGGGAGCCTGTCCAGGCTGACCGTCGTTCTTGGCCACGAAGTCGGAAGCGGCATTCTGAACTTTGTCGACGTGACCGGCGTACTTGCCGCCCGTCTTCTGATCCACAAAATCCCCGGCCTTTTCGATGCCATTCTTGATGGCTTCTTCGTTGCCTTGAATGAGACCCTGAGCCTTGCCCTTCAGGTCGTCAATTAAACCCACGGGCACCTCCCTTCCATCGCGGAGCCAGTTCGCTCCTCCGCGTCCGACCCTAACACCAGTTCTCTGGAGTGCCAAGGGTGCAGCGGAGGCCTGTGGACAACTACGCCAACGGCTTACTTTCCACCTTGTGGCGCGGGCTGTCCGGGTTCATGAGGGAGTGCCTGCGCCCGTAAGCGAAGTAGATGATCAAGCCGATGACCAACCATGCCCCGAACCGCACCCACGTTTCCCAGTGGAGCTGGAACATGAGGAACGCCGATGCCAGGACACCGAACGCGGGGACAACCGGCATGAACGGCAAGCGGAACGTGCGCGGAGCGTTGGGTTTGGTGTAGCGGAAGACGATCACGGAAATGCAGACGACCACGAAGGCAGCCAGGATACCGATGTTGGTGAGGTCGGCAACTTCCTTGATGGGGAAGACGCCGGCGAGGAACGCCGAGGCAACACCCGCGATCCACGTGACGCGCTGCGGCGTGCCGTGGCGGTCAGTCTTGGCAAACCAGCCGGGGAGCAGGCCGTCGCGGCTCATGGAGAACCACACGCGGGTCACACCCAGAAGGAAGGTGAGCATCACGGTGAGGATGGACAGGACCGCGAACACCGAAATGATGGTGGCGATGACAGGCAGGCCGACGCCGGTGAACGCCGAAGCGAAGCCGGCCGTGGGATCGATGTCCTTGTAGTTCTGCATGCCGATGAGTACGAGTGTGGCGGCAACGTACAGCAACATGGCCACGATCAGGGAAAGGATGATGGCCTTGGGCATGTGCTTCTTGCCGTCCTTAGCCTCTTCCGCGGCGGTGCTCATGGCGTCATAGCCGAAGACGGCGAAGAAGACGGTAGCGGCACCAGCCAGGACCGGGCCGAAGCCACTGGGCATGAACGGGTTGTAGTTCTCGGTGTTGATGTAGAAAATGCCCAGGCCGATGATGAACAGGATCAGGATGACCTTGATGGCAACCGCCACCAGTTCAAACCGGCCGAACGCCTTGGTTCCCCGGCTTAGGATCCAAGTGACCAGGAGGCAGACGAGGATGGCCGGCAGGTTGATGATGCCGCCCTTGCCTTCATCTGCGGTGGACGTCATCCACGTGGGCATATGGATTCCGATGCCGGAAAGGAAAGCATCGAAGTAACCGGAGATGCCGATGGCCACCACAGCCACGATGGCGATGTACTCAAGCAGTAGATCCCAGCCGATGAACCAGCCGATGATCTCTCCCAAGGCAACGTAGCCGTAGGTGTAGGCAGAGCCGGCGCGGGGGATCATCCCGGCAAATTCGGCGTAGGACAATGCTGCTGCGCCGGACGCGAGACCGGCGATCAGGAACGAGAAGAGCACGGCAGGGCCGACGCCCGGGTTGCTCTCGCTGCCATGGGCTACCAGCCCGGCCAGCGAAAAGATGCCGACGCCGATAATTCCGCCGACGCCGATGGCCGTCAGCTGCCAGAGGCCAAGACTCTTAAAAAGCCCGCTGTGTTTGTTTTCTTCTTCGATATCGTCGATGGGCTTGCGCCTCAGGACGGACTGGGAAGCCGTCTGTTGGTTCATGGGGTACTCCTGCCGGTGGGCGTGGAACGGTGATGAGCTCGCAGTACATTATGCGAGCCGAATCACATTAGATAAAGCGACTTCTTCTGAGGGGTATCGGTTACTTCCATTAATCAATTGGTTATTCGCCGAATCCGGGCATAAAAAAAGCAGCTCCGGGGAGCTGCCTTTTTTATCGTGGAGCGGACGACGAGATTCGAACTCGCGACATCCACCTTGGCAAGGTGGTGCTCTACCAGCTGAGCTACGTCCGCACTTGCTGTTTGCCGGGCTGATGCCTGGCCAACAACTACAAAACAAGTTGCCTTGTTCTGGTGGGCGATACTGGGATCGAACCAGTGACCTCTTCCGTGTCAGGGAAGCGCGCTACCGCTGCGCCAATCGCCCGTTACCGGGTCCTTCATAAGGAGAGCGGACGACGAGATTCGAACTCGCGACATCCACCTTGGCAAGGTGGTGCTCTACCAGCTGAGCTACGTCCGCACATGCTGCTTGCCGGGCTGATGCCCGGCCTTCAACAACAAACAAGTTGCCTTGTTCTGGTGGGCGATACTGGGATCGAACCAGTGACCTCTTCCGTGTCAGGGAAGCGCGCTACCGCTGCGCCAATCGCCCATGCATCCAGCCAAAGCTGGAAGACATGGTTTTCACCGAGGTGGGTACGGGATTCGAACCCGTGTATACGGCTTTGCAGGCCGCTGCCTCGCCTCTCGGCCAACCCACCGTGTAAGCAGGATTCCGGGGAATTCTTGCCTTGACAGTGCCTTGCGAGCGGACGACGAGATTCGAACTCGCGACATCCACCTTGGCAAGGTGGTGCTCTACCAGCTGAGCTACGTCCGCAGTGTCGTTACCGGCGGGCAGCCCTGCAGGCATTCCGTCGCTTTCCGACGAGTAAAAACTCTATAGGAGGTTGCTGCAAACTCCAAATCGGTTGCCGTCTTTTGATCGCTGTGGCGGCTGGATCCTTGTGTTTGCGCGGATTTGCTCGAATTTCACGGCTGTAATTTCACTGGTGTAGTTCGAGGGCAGCCTGGACATCAGGATCCGTTTTGCATTCCGGCGATGGTCCGTTAGTGTTTTCTATGCACCCGGGCGATTGGCGCAGTGGTAGCGCGCTTCGTTCACACCGAAGAGGTCACTGGTTCGAACCCAGTATCGCCCACCACCGGGAACCCCGTTTGGACTGATTGATTCGGTCCAGGCGGGGTTTTTTCTTGTTTTCTGCGTCACGATTCACGTGGACGCGACACCCATCAGCATGCGCGAACAAGAAGAGCCGGAAGTGCCCCCAGCCGTCACGGAAACCGCCACCCTCATGGGGGATCTCGCAGTGACCGCTCCGATCCTCGCCGGCAAGCTGGCCAGGTTGCCTCCAGAGCAGTTCGCGTTGATCTTCCCGCAGATGAATTCTGTCGGCCCTCTATGACACAGTCTTTATATGACTGCTCCACTGCTTGCCCACGCTACTGACTACGGCCGGATGTACGCCCGCTCCACCACTGAGCAATTTTCTGTGCCGTCCATCACCACGGTGATCGGACAACAGGCGCATGCCTTGGATGGTTGGTTCAGTTACATGGGGGCGAGCAGCCTCGCTGCGGATCCTGAGCTTCCCTCGATCCTTGGAAGCCCGGCGAAAGTCCGTCAGGCAATCAACAAAGCCTCCAAAGCCGCCGAGGTTTACCGGGACGCGGCGGCCGCACGCGGAGATCGCGTCCACACTTACTGCGAACAGGTAGCTTTGCGGGCCATGGGGCGCCCACATCGAATGCAGGAATGCAGGGAGGACCTCGCTGCAAACGGTGAACAAGCCTTCGCCGCCCGTTTTGATGAATGGTGGGAGCTCTACAGGGTGGAGCCCTTGGCACCGGAGATTACTGTCTGGAATAAGACAGTGGGTTATGCCGGGACCTTGGACCTCGTGGCCCGGATTAACGGGCGCATTTGCCTGATTGACTACAAAACCAAGGGCACTACCCGGGACGGCACGGTCAAGGCCCTGGACGACAAAGTGGTCATGCAGCTTGCTGCCGGGATGAAAGCCGAGGAAAGCCTGGTGGATCCTGTTGCAGGTGAATGGGAGCCGTGGAAGTACGGAGACAGTCCCATGTTGCTTGCAGTAGCCATCGGTGAGACTGAAGTCCGGCCTCAGCGGGCTAATCCGGACATCCTCAAGCACCATTGGTGGAAGTTCTGCGCCCTCCGGCGGGTGTGGGAGATGTCAGCGGACGTTGTTGCGGCCGGGCAGCCACTGCTGCCTGTTGCTCCTCCGGTCTTCGCGTCAGCCGGTGCGGCACCGGCAGCCGCCATGACCTCAACTAAACTGGCTTAGGCTCCGCAACAGCCGGAACCTGGTTTGACGATCGTGAGGACTGACAGCAGATGGCAATTTTGAGTATCCGAATCATCGGGGATCCGGTGCTGCGCACCGTAGCTGACCCCGTCACCGATTTCGGTCCGGAGCTCGCCAAGCTGGTTGCCGACATGACGGAAACCATGGAAGACGTTGAAGGCGCCGGGCTCGCCGCGCCGCAGGTGGGTGTCAGCCAGCGTGTGTTTACCTACCGCATCGGGGGCGTGGAAGGCCACATCATCAACCCGGTCCTGGAAAACAGCGAGGACTACCAGCCGGATGAAGTAGAGGGTTGCCTTTCCATTCCCGGATTGGGATTCCCCGTGCGCCGCTACAGGGCCACGCGGGCAACCGGCGTGGATCTGAACGGCAATCCGGTTTCGGTGGAGGCTGAAGGCATGCTCGCCCGCTGTTTCCAACACGAGACAGATCACCTTGACGGCGTCCTGTACACGGACCGGTTGGAAGGCGATGACCGTAAGGCAGCCCTCCGTGCCATCCGAAACGCCAATTACCACGCCATCACGGAACAAACCACCTCCCAGCGAGCCAATTCCGTAGGCTCCAGCTTCGGCGGCGGCAGCTTCGGGGCTCCCGAGTGAGGGTACTTTTCG
This genomic interval from Paenarthrobacter aurescens TC1 contains the following:
- the sseA gene encoding thiosulfate sulfurtransferase (identified by match to protein family HMM PF00581) gives rise to the protein MSYPVEQNEKFASYANPERLVSTEWLAAALADGAIADGKLVVVESDEDVLLYETGHIPGAVKIDWHTDLNDEVTRDYVDGAAFAALAASKGISRDSTVVIYGDKSNWWAAYALWVFTLFGHEDVRLLDGGRDKWIAEGRELTTDVPRPAVGEYPEVERNDAPIRAFKEDVLAHLGNPLIDVRSPEEYTGQRTHMPAYPEEGALRGGHIPTAASVPWARAAAEDGTYRSREELEALYLGEAGLERGDDVVAYCRIGERSSHTWFALKYLLGFDTVRNYDGSWTEWGNAVRVPIVKGAERGSVPASLVSN
- a CDS encoding putative ATPase, AFG1 family protein (identified by match to protein family HMM PF03969), whose product is MLPCGHTVKHGLGHVTVLRVSDAGILAGDLKPKERTTVVKIEQLAARTPAVSVEELLKGFYPSPRFGEVSFDSYRPDPSQPSQANAVKLLSGFADGVGNGDGGGLFKKLFAKKAPATRAGIYLDGGFGVGKTHLLASLWHRSPGPKAFGTFVEYTNLVGALSFRKTVEALSSYKLVCIDEFELDDPGDTVLMSRLMRELADAGVKLAATSNTLPGSLGEGRFAAVDFQREIQVLADQFDVVRIDGEDFRHRGLPAAPAPLKTEELKHRMRAEFDGKTVAVDDFGTLVNHLAAVHPSRYRQLISGVEAVVWSDVETITEQAVALRFVVLADRLYDKDVPILASGVPFDKLFTEEMMTGGYTKKYFRAVSRLTALAREAQNHEPA
- a CDS encoding putative benzoate membrane transport protein (identified by match to protein family HMM PF03594; match to protein family HMM TIGR00843) — its product is MPSVSPQATHSRATKETLGPPITAGIVTALVGFTSSFAVVLAGLQAVGANQAQASSGLLALTLTFGLGSLWLAWRSRMPVTLAWSTPGAALLASAGMVDGGWPAAVGAFLIVGVLIVLTGLLPVLGRLMAKIPTALAQAMLAGVLLPLCLAPFTSLGSAPLFIAPVMLCWVVLMKFAPRWSVPASLLVALAVIGVHIVWNGVQIPADGLLPRLEWTTPAFTVEAAIGLALPLFIVTMASQNIPGVAVLKSFGYTTPWRSSMLVTGAGTIAGAPFGGHAINLAALSAALAAGEEAGKDHGRRWIAAFVSGFAYLVLAAGSAALVTLVAAAPPGLLEAVAGLALLGTLASSISSALAVAEERIPACITFLLAASGLSFAGVGAAFWALAGGILVRWMLKSREPVQKA
- a CDS encoding hypothetical protein (identified by Glimmer2; putative) codes for the protein MALQRTGVRVGRGGANWLRDGREVPVGLIDDLKGKAQGLIQGNEEAIKNGIEKAGDFVDQKTGGKYAGHVDKVQNAASDFVAKNDGQPGQAPVTDEPKQP
- a CDS encoding putative amino acid permease (identified by match to protein family HMM PF00324); its protein translation is MNQQTASQSVLRRKPIDDIEEENKHSGLFKSLGLWQLTAIGVGGIIGVGIFSLAGLVAHGSESNPGVGPAVLFSFLIAGLASGAAALSYAEFAGMIPRAGSAYTYGYVALGEIIGWFIGWDLLLEYIAIVAVVAIGISGYFDAFLSGIGIHMPTWMTSTADEGKGGIINLPAILVCLLVTWILSRGTKAFGRFELVAVAIKVILILFIIGLGIFYINTENYNPFMPSGFGPVLAGAATVFFAVFGYDAMSTAAEEAKDGKKHMPKAIILSLIVAMLLYVAATLVLIGMQNYKDIDPTAGFASAFTGVGLPVIATIISVFAVLSILTVMLTFLLGVTRVWFSMSRDGLLPGWFAKTDRHGTPQRVTWIAGVASAFLAGVFPIKEVADLTNIGILAAFVVVCISVIVFRYTKPNAPRTFRLPFMPVVPAFGVLASAFLMFQLHWETWVRFGAWLVIGLIIYFAYGRRHSLMNPDSPRHKVESKPLA
- a CDS encoding hypothetical protein (identified by Glimmer2; putative), with translation MDATPISMREQEEPEVPPAVTETATLMGDLAVTAPILAGKLARLPPEQFALIFPQMNSVGPL
- the def gene encoding peptide deformylase (identified by match to protein family HMM PF01327; match to protein family HMM TIGR00079); translated protein: MAILSIRIIGDPVLRTVADPVTDFGPELAKLVADMTETMEDVEGAGLAAPQVGVSQRVFTYRIGGVEGHIINPVLENSEDYQPDEVEGCLSIPGLGFPVRRYRATRATGVDLNGNPVSVEAEGMLARCFQHETDHLDGVLYTDRLEGDDRKAALRAIRNANYHAITEQTTSQRANSVGSSFGGGSFGAPE